The following are encoded together in the Mesoterricola sediminis genome:
- the flhA gene encoding flagellar biosynthesis protein FlhA, with amino-acid sequence MLTYLDRLLPYVSRLSRRVDLAAPVFVLIVMVVMILPLPAFVIDILIVFNITLSLLILLVGMYVSKPQEFNAYPSILLIVTLFRLGLNVATTRRILLYGGEQGPEAAGHMVQAFGQFVVGGSYVIGLVVFLILLAIQFLVINHGAGRIAEVTARFTLDAMPGKQMAIDADLNAGYIDEHEARRRRRELGEEANFYGAMDGAVKFTQRDAVAALLILAVNIIAGIIIGILKYNMPVMAAMETFTLLTVGDGLVTAVPSLLISVGGAILTTRSGSQSPNLGADLVGQLGLDYRPLAIAAAVLFLFGAVPGLPLVPFWIMGVVFGIMAYATYVFALQKASRKAEPEKPKAEAPERVEALLKVDPLGLEVGYGLISLLDVNQGGTVLERIKALRRQMAQELGIVVPPIRIRDNLQLPANVYRVQLRGEEIARSEVIPGMFLAMNPGTATGDVQGTATTEPAFGLPAFWIQEGQRDHAQLMGYTVVDPATVITTHLSELIKQQAPELVGRPELQGLLDNLKESAPKLVEELVPNVVPVGLLLKVLQNLLRERVPVRDLGRILEATADAAGVTRDPLVLTEYVRQHMGRSLTTPHLSENNELGVLMLDPQLEQAIQSGIETTDRGSFLALDPGRLQEILGRISSGITNLLPGAQPVLLTNPVVRPHLRRLLERALPHLVVLSHSEIPMDVRVVNLGTVS; translated from the coding sequence ATGCTGACCTACCTGGACAGGCTCCTCCCCTACGTCAGCCGCCTTTCCCGGCGGGTTGACCTGGCTGCGCCCGTCTTCGTCCTGATCGTCATGGTGGTCATGATCCTGCCGCTGCCGGCGTTCGTGATCGACATCCTGATCGTCTTCAACATCACCCTGTCCCTCCTGATCCTCCTGGTGGGCATGTATGTCAGCAAACCCCAGGAATTCAACGCCTACCCCTCGATCCTCCTGATCGTCACCCTCTTCCGCCTGGGCCTGAACGTGGCCACCACCCGCCGGATCCTCCTGTATGGCGGCGAGCAGGGCCCGGAGGCGGCCGGCCACATGGTGCAGGCCTTCGGCCAGTTCGTGGTGGGCGGCAGCTACGTCATCGGCCTGGTGGTCTTCCTCATCCTCCTGGCCATCCAGTTCCTCGTCATCAACCACGGCGCCGGCCGCATCGCGGAAGTGACCGCCCGCTTCACCCTCGACGCCATGCCCGGCAAGCAGATGGCCATCGACGCGGACCTGAACGCCGGCTACATCGACGAGCACGAGGCGCGGCGCCGGCGGCGGGAACTGGGCGAGGAGGCCAATTTCTACGGGGCCATGGACGGCGCCGTGAAGTTCACCCAGCGGGACGCCGTGGCCGCCCTGCTCATCCTGGCCGTGAACATCATCGCCGGCATCATCATCGGCATCCTCAAGTACAACATGCCCGTCATGGCGGCCATGGAGACCTTCACCCTCCTGACCGTGGGCGACGGCCTCGTCACCGCGGTGCCCAGCCTCCTCATCTCCGTGGGTGGCGCCATCCTCACCACCCGCAGCGGCAGCCAGTCCCCCAACCTCGGCGCCGACCTGGTGGGCCAGCTCGGCCTCGACTACCGGCCCCTGGCCATCGCGGCCGCCGTCCTCTTCCTCTTCGGAGCCGTCCCGGGCCTGCCCCTGGTCCCCTTCTGGATCATGGGGGTGGTCTTCGGGATCATGGCCTACGCCACCTACGTGTTCGCGCTGCAGAAGGCGTCCCGCAAGGCGGAGCCGGAGAAGCCCAAGGCCGAGGCCCCCGAGCGGGTCGAGGCCCTCCTCAAGGTGGATCCCCTGGGCCTGGAGGTGGGCTACGGCCTCATCTCCCTCCTGGACGTCAACCAGGGCGGGACAGTCCTTGAGCGGATCAAGGCCCTCCGGCGCCAGATGGCCCAGGAACTGGGCATCGTCGTGCCCCCCATCCGGATCCGGGACAACCTCCAGCTGCCGGCCAACGTCTACCGGGTCCAGCTGCGCGGCGAGGAGATCGCGCGCAGCGAGGTCATCCCGGGCATGTTCCTGGCCATGAACCCCGGGACGGCCACCGGCGACGTCCAGGGCACCGCCACCACCGAGCCCGCCTTCGGCCTTCCCGCCTTCTGGATCCAGGAAGGCCAGCGCGACCACGCCCAGCTCATGGGCTACACGGTGGTCGACCCGGCCACCGTGATCACCACGCACCTCTCGGAACTCATCAAGCAGCAGGCCCCCGAGCTCGTCGGCCGGCCCGAACTCCAGGGCCTCCTGGACAACCTCAAGGAGTCCGCCCCCAAGCTCGTGGAGGAGCTGGTGCCCAACGTGGTGCCCGTGGGCCTCCTCCTCAAGGTCCTCCAGAACCTCCTCCGGGAGCGGGTGCCCGTGCGGGACCTGGGCCGGATCCTGGAGGCCACCGCCGACGCCGCCGGCGTCACCCGCGACCCCCTCGTCCTCACCGAATACGTCCGGCAGCACATGGGGCGCTCCCTCACGACGCCGCACCTCAGCGAGAACAACGAGCTGGGCGTCCTCATGCTGGACCCCCAGCTGGAGCAGGCCATCCAGTCCGGCATCGAGACCACGGACCGCGGCAGCTTCCTGGCCCTGGACCCGGGCCGCTTGCAGGAGATCCTCGGCCGCATCAGCTCGGGCATCACCAACCTCCTGCCCGGGGCCCAGCCGGTGCTCCTGACGAACCCCGTGGTCCGCCCCCACCTGCGCCGCCTCCTGGAGCGCGCCCTGCCCCACCTCGTCGTCCTCAGCCACAGCGAGATCCCCATGGACGTGCGCGTGGTGAACCTCGGGACGGTGTCATGA
- a CDS encoding flagellar biosynthesis protein FlhF, producing the protein MACATPWRRATRPCAPPNRRGRSPAPPPRPRRPRPPPPPPPPVDLQPLRRELLEIKGAVEALKEVEVRNASILRELDQMKAQLTRIQKQGMPQAQLQLPQPLLELYGDLVANDLDPLIALRLCEYTQRSLMEQDGTGHSGELDPERARIFLRRVIADFIPVAPPIQLETGRTRVVALVGPTGVGKTTTIAKLAAYAKLELKQKVALLTLDTFRIAAVDQLHQYAEILQVPLHVALTVEDLRSALRFYQDRALVLLDTPGHSPKDAEMMGQLRRFLDELPEAEVHLVLSATTKPRDLADIAQRFESLGPSRLVFTKLDETCTLGPLLSTLVRVKRPISYLGTGQEVPQDLEMATSRRLADLILPLPQLA; encoded by the coding sequence ATGGCCTGCGCGACCCCCTGGCGGCGCGCCACGCGCCCGTGCGCGCCCCCGAACCGCCGCGGGCGGAGCCCCGCCCCGCCGCCCCGCCCGCGGCGGCCGCGCCCCCCGCCGCCGCCCCCGCCCCCCGTGGACCTCCAGCCCCTGCGGCGCGAGCTCCTGGAGATCAAGGGCGCCGTGGAGGCCCTCAAGGAGGTGGAGGTCCGCAACGCCTCCATCCTGCGCGAGCTGGACCAGATGAAGGCCCAGCTCACCCGCATCCAGAAGCAGGGCATGCCCCAGGCCCAGCTGCAGCTGCCCCAGCCCCTGCTCGAGCTCTACGGCGACCTCGTCGCCAACGACCTGGACCCCCTCATCGCCCTGCGCCTGTGCGAGTACACCCAGCGCTCCCTCATGGAGCAGGACGGGACCGGCCACTCCGGGGAGCTGGACCCCGAGCGGGCCCGCATCTTCCTGCGGCGCGTCATCGCCGACTTCATCCCCGTCGCCCCTCCCATCCAGCTCGAGACCGGGCGCACCCGGGTGGTGGCCCTGGTGGGGCCCACGGGCGTGGGGAAGACCACGACCATCGCGAAGCTGGCCGCCTATGCCAAGCTCGAGCTCAAGCAGAAGGTCGCCCTCCTGACCCTGGACACCTTCCGCATCGCCGCGGTGGACCAGCTCCACCAGTACGCGGAGATCCTCCAGGTCCCCCTCCACGTGGCCCTGACCGTGGAGGACCTGCGCAGCGCCCTCCGCTTCTACCAGGACCGCGCCCTCGTGCTCCTCGACACGCCGGGGCACAGCCCCAAGGACGCGGAGATGATGGGCCAGCTGCGCCGGTTCCTGGACGAGCTGCCCGAGGCGGAGGTCCACCTGGTGCTTTCCGCCACCACGAAGCCCCGGGACCTGGCCGACATCGCCCAGCGCTTCGAGTCCCTCGGCCCCAGCCGCCTCGTCTTCACCAAGCTGGACGAGACCTGCACCCTGGGCCCCCTCCTCTCCACCCTGGTGAGAGTCAAGCGCCCCATCAGCTACCTGGGGACGGGCCAGGAGGTCCCCCAGGACCTCGAAATGGCCACGAGCCGGCGCCTGGCCGACCTCATCCTCCCCCTGCCCCAGCTCGCCTGA